The Apium graveolens cultivar Ventura chromosome 10, ASM990537v1, whole genome shotgun sequence nucleotide sequence tgacgatgtttttcggccgggtcatgtagtcaaatttcgaatattttttgaacaatgggtcaagttctaaaatgcattgactcattataattcgaacttatctaaataaGTAATAccaatataaattatttatatataagcgattctattttcaatattttttttaaaattatatatgtacattttaattactttttataataaaaaatatgttaaaaatatatgagatatattttcaaactaaaaaatgattaataaataaaataataatccatttatgtactatgcctaattttatatctggaattcaattctttaaaattaactgtacaaatattcaactaactatgtttttttgcggaattcaagtaagtatctttaaagttaaataaaacattcatttagcacacttacatatagttgaatgaaataacttgagtTCGATTCACACAAATTACAtcttttatataattattaaaaacatgggtaatttagtctttttaATGAGATTTTTTAATCTCAGGAAATTATACAattgttctcctattatatatagaagagatatatgtaactattttattattttaattatgcatatctatttattatatatatttatacaaataaatttaaaaaatgttatattattaaagtaaatataatttttaaaatctaacTTATGAACTAAGGTCAAATTGagaaaaaaattagaaaaaatcaTTATTAATTACCATTAAAAATAGTAATTATGTATACTAgaataatatttttcttaaacTTTTTAAAAgcttatattttttatatttttaattttttctataaattttttaattttttaccACTAAGGCCGATTTTTGACTGATTAATCCGATTTTTGACTGATTAATCCGATTTTTGACCGATTTTCGTAAAAAATAATTTTGACCCTATTTTTGTTTAATTAGTTTATTTTTCTACCGAATAGTGATTAATCGCCGATTAATCTGATTAATCACCGACTTTTAAAACACTGTATGTAAGTACTTTATTTTGCAATCAGAAACAGTATAAATAAAAGGATCGGTATAAATAAAAGGATCGTCTGAATCATTCGTGAGATTTCAACTTCATTAACAAGAAATAAGAATGAAGGTCTATTCTTATATAGTACTTTTatattaaaatctgattctcATTCTCATTCTCCTCGAGTTTAAATTTCATTATCAAAACGGGCCCAAAGTGTTTAATTTGAAATAAAAACCATTGTTTTTGCCGTTTACAATAATTTTgtgatatatatgtatatttttataaatGAGATTATTAAAATCAATATAGTATTCCATAAAGCCTTGACTTGGACCCTTGGAGATTATTCATAAAAACATACATAAAATGTGTGTTTTTAGTAgagctgttcacgaaccgagccgagtcgagttttgatcgaaccgagccgagctttaattttttttctgacgagccgagccgagccgagctttcttaacgaacaaaaacctgtgttcgagctcgagctcgttaacgaacgagccgaacacgagcttttatcgaacaaaatcgagtcgagtcgaaccgagccgaacacgagctttctccatcaaaacgagccgagtcgagccgagccgagccgagccgagccgagcttaattaaaaaattctggtcaaaacaccggttgactgttaaaataacaaaccaaatacttttatttttttctaaaaattttgtcatatcactaaaaaatattgatcttaacatccgtacgattggatcattcataaatattttttaaaaaatcgaaacattaatacgatactaaacactaattacaagtacaagtcaaaacaccggttgactgttaaaataacaaatcaaatacatttatttttttctaaaacttttgtcatgtcactaaaatatatagatcttaacatccgtacagttggatcatctataaatatttttaaaaaaatcaaaatatgaatacgagactaaatactagttacaagtattgttcaaacaagtggttgattgtcaaaataacaaacaaaataaatttatttttttctaaattttttatcatgtcactaaaatatatagatattaacatctgtacggttggatcatctataaatatttttaaaaaaatcagaacattaatacgagactaaacactagttacaagtaaaggtcaaaacaccggttgactgttaaaataacaaaccaaatgcatttatttttttctaaaacttttgtcatgtcactaaaatatatagatcttaacatccgtacggttggatcattcataaatatttttaaaaaaattgaaacattaatatgagactaaacactagttctaacaactattcaaacaattggtcgattgtcaaaataataaacaaaataaatttatttttttctaaattttttatcatgtcactaaaatatatagatattaacatccgtacggttggatcattcataaatattttttaaaaattgaaacattaatatgagactaaacaatagttacaagtaaaggtcaaaacaACTGTTGACTGtgaaaataacaaatcaaatatatttattttttctaaaaattttgtcatattactaaataatatagatattaacatccgtacggctggatcattcataaatattttttaaaaaatcgaaacattaatatgggagaagtactaatcaaactactagtttaccgttaaaatagcaaaccaaatatatttattttttttctaaattttttattatatcacttaaatatatagatcttgacatccgtacggttggatcatttataaataatttcaaaaaatcgaaacaccgatcaggaaataaatactagttacaagtaatagtcaaatcacttgttaattattaaaatatcaaattaaaaaattaatttttaatatctgaattttttcaaattactaaaatatatattttgacattcgtatagttcaataatttaaaaatatttataaaaaatctgaataaaattcataataattaaatatataaaaaataattttttttttaatttttttttcgagccgaatcgagccgagccgagctcgagccgagctcgagccgaacatggcaaaagctcggctcgagctcgttttcttaacgaacacatttttgtgttcgagctcgagctcgagcccttaacgagccgagctcgagcttgttcgcgaacggCTCGGTTCGCGAACAGCTCTTTTAGCCAACGAAAAGTGCGATATGGCAAGTTTGACTTCTATTTGAAGGACAGGGTCCTCAGCTGGAGCCTTGGAGCCTACTCAAATACAAAACTTGTTCATGCATACATTATTGTATTACGTGCAAATACCAAACTTAGTATGATTTGTGTTTGATAATCATTAATCATACCTATAAATATATTTCCTCTGCAGTTGTCTTTGTCTATTTACTATTTTTTGATGCACGTCTATTGTTTTCTGTAACATATATTGTTTGGAGACCTCTGCTTTCCAATGCAAGTGATAATGGCATCCTCTGCCTCCTCGAATTCACGACAACACTCGAACAACGCTTCCTCGTGTGCCTCCTCGAGTTCAAGACAACACTCGAACGATACTTCCTCGTGTGCCTCCTCGAGTTCAAGACAACACTCGAACGATGTTTCATCGTGCAAGTATGTTATTTAATTTATAAGACacattaatttaaatatttatgccTAACATATAAACAAGAAGATTAGCAGTTACTGAAATTTTACGCGATAATGCTCAATTATGCAACACTGCTGGACTCTGTATGACCTTTTTTCTGTATTGGCTTTGATTTGGTAACAGGGGAATAGAGTTGTGGTGTGATCATTGCGCATGGCTTGTTAAAGGACAACGATTCGACGATGGCATAGTGTAAGGGTTCTTCTCCTGTACTTCTTCTGTGATTGCTGTTTGTTTCTTTGAGATTCATTCCCAGTGTTTTTGGTTGTCATCAGGGGAGGATCTAGTAAGGGGCACCGGgggaaaaaaaatcaaattttacgTTTTTTGCCCCATGTCCCTCTAAACGAAAATTCCTGGATCCGTCCCTGGTTGTCATAACATAACATAACTTGACTTAATTGATTTGTTTTTCCTCAGATGTTGTGCTTTTTGCGGGAAAATTCTTCAGGATACCACTGTCACCAATGATGCAAGAGGCCAGGTTTGTCCATTACTCGCTTGCTGCTAATTTTCTCCTTGTTTTAGTTTTATTAGTTGTTCTGATATCCATTGTTTTTACAGAGGCGTGCACAAGGAACTGGTAATCGCGTCAATGTTGCTAGTCGCAAAGCTTTGTCTTCTAGGTCACTTCAATCAGGTGCGATTTCCTGTTCTTTTATGTCGAATAGTATACAATTGACTAGTTGATATAATCAATCCTCTTACGCGTTCATGTCCCATTCTTCTGCAGATGAGTATGTTAAAGGATAGTCCTCGTCGAGGAACGATACTGCCAAAGTGCCAAGGAGATTTCTTGACATGCTATCGACTATGAAGGATCTGAATTTGGTGCTGCAATAAGGCTTTGTTCTGTTGTTATAGTCTACTAGTTATCTATATCCTGTAGCTGATCTACAAGACAGTCAGATTATATTATCAATTATCTGTTCTTTCATACTTGATATTGTCTTTTTAAGAGAACATACGATCCAAGTAATATTTCATACCAGAACTATGAGGTTTTAGGAAGTCAGTAACTTGACATAGTATAGTAACTCCATAAACCTTGTCAAATGGGAGCTTCTAAACTCTGATCATGCAGAGTATGTTTCTGATCATCAACATATTGATGCAATGGGAGCTTAGAGGATACGCGTCTTTTGCAGCCCCCTCTCGAGGCCTCTTTTGCAGCCCCCTCGTGAGGCATAACCTATCATAACCGCGATCAAATCTTAATGAAGATATCATGAACACTACCCCCATCCCTCAGAGCTCAGATTCAATAACTTAGCACAACTTGTGCTAAAATCACAGTGATGAGCATTACACGGTCTGGGTTATCATGCCTCATTAAACAATAACCATCCAACGAAAAAATACATGTCAGGCTCAGAGCATCCTCGAGGAATCTCAAAGCATCAATCATTCATCCACATCTCAGTATAAATCAGACAACCTAAGCTGTTAGCTAGATACAATTAAGCTACGCGTTTATCAAACAACCTGAGGCTCTGCTTGCAGTTATGATTCCTATAAGATGTAAGGTACTACAAGATATCGATTACCAGTTATGATTCCTATAAGATACAAGGTACTACAAGATATCGATTACACAGAAGAGACCACATAACTTTATCAAACACAAACTTTGAACACAAATTTCTATTCATCATTAAAACATTATCAATATATATGTACATCACATTAAGCAACAACAACTGGAAAACATAAAAACAAGTTTCTTCTGATCTCTGACACTATCACAACTTTGGAATATGATCAATGTCATACCCAGAAACGCTACGACAATAAAAGACTAAGAATCAAACACTCAAAATAAAATCCTGACTTAACTGAACTACAAACTGAGGCTTTTATATTTTACACAATTTCTTCTGCAGCAGTTTCTTCAACTCCTCCTGATACTGATCAAACTCACCAAACTCTTTAAAGAGCTCGTGATTCATCACCTCCCTTAGTGTTGGCACGCGCAATGGATTCAAGCAAAACTTCACGAAATCCCTGACAGCCAATCCCGACAgaagcttcttcttcttcttcatgttCCCGGAAAAGCACACAACCCTAAATTTCTTACCATGTTTTCCATAAACCAAATCCAAAGCCAGCTCTCCAACCATCCGAATATCAGTCCTCTGCTCCTCAACCACACAATTTTTCCTCGTAGGCAACTCGAGCTTCACCTTACAATCTCTGTCCAAGAAAACATTACTCAAGTTAATGCTTCCATGCACAAGATTTGCACGTGTATGAATGAACTCCAGAGCTCTCAAAGTTCCCATGATGACAAAAGAAACATATTTCTCATCGCAGCCATGTCGAAACAAAATGAATGATTTTAAGGACTTTGCTGGTTGGATGGATATCGAAAACTCTCGATTTTGTACAATGGGGATCAAATCCAGGATGTTTTCGTGTTGGCGATAGATGGTGTCAGCTTCAATGAAATCAGAACTTTCAGTTGAGGCCATGATTGTTCAAAACTGATCAATGCAACGAATCGATCGAggttaaaaaatttataataaaatctttAAGCGTAGAAAGCCTTTATATAAGTGCACGTAGTGAATAGTACAACGAGTAGGAGTTGGATGATTTCAATAAAATCTTTAGACTTTTATATTTTAGCAAATACTTAGAATATTTCTTTTAATTTCTTGCATAACCATTTAGTTGAACAATCATAAATCATAAGCAAGCTCCACAAACGGCCATCGGCCTAAATAAATTTTCAAGAAAAAATGTATAATATTGAAAATATTAAAGGTACCAAATTGGTTCACAAAATAGATCCATATGATATCtattatgatttaattaattgattatagtgtaattaataaaaatgaatatcagtattcacataaatttattaataaaaaatatttgataCATAACTTGATATATTTAACAATCCCTTGACCATCTACA carries:
- the LOC141689424 gene encoding uncharacterized protein LOC141689424; the encoded protein is MQVIMASSASSNSRQHSNNASSCASSSSRQHSNDTSSCASSSSRQHSNDVSSCKGIELWCDHCAWLVKGQRFDDGIVCCAFCGKILQDTTVTNDARGQRRAQGTGNRVNVASRKALSSRSLQSDEYVKG